The Clupea harengus chromosome 22, Ch_v2.0.2, whole genome shotgun sequence genomic sequence GTTGGTGTGAGGTTGAAACAGATTCAGTGTCACAGCTTGGGAGAGCTGGAaatgattaacaaaaataactTGCTTAATAACTGCTTGATGAAAATGGTGCtcttttttacagttttttacaatcattttcataCTTGTCTCAATatcatgtacactttttcaaaactcaaaagtgactcatgctgccataactatagcatatgctctctgCCATTAAACTACattatcactcaatgtacaataAACTCAAAGACACAGATAACTTGAAGAATTGCAAAACAGCTCTATGCTACATTCTCTGTGGTATACCAtagtacaaaaaaaacacacttttcaTTCCCAGTACAGTTAGtgatacaacaacacacaagacTACCATTAGAAGTGTcctgtagccctaatgctgatccgtggTGACCTCTGAATTTAGAACGTTTAAATACATTTACCTTGAATCATTCAAAAGAATTTAGCGCATCTAATCCACCTCTAAAATCCCCATAATCCATGAATATTCCGAGGCAAGCAGTAGTCATGACACCATCAACAAACTTTTTTGGTCTGTTGGTTTGTCACAATACTTACTTACCACATGTGCTCAATGGTGTCAGTGGTACATGTGCTCAATGGTGTCAGTGGTACATGTGCTCAATGgtgtcagtggtacagtggttagggTTGTCgtctaacaagtagctgaccttggtccaattcctgggcaatgcaagatgctattGTAAGTCATTTTGGTACCAGacctttgttgtgtttttgggtCACTTTATCTCATTGCCcatgacacacatatacagcagtaacaGTCGGAAAAcagcgacaactacatctatattgtTCCCTCATACCTGCACCCCTTTTGTATAATTGgcaacaaggctgcaaacaaacaaaacaaagcagaaaactgaatgcATTTTCAGCAAAAATTACAGAATAACCTGTTtgatttcaagtgtataatttcatttgtctgttaaaatactgcatctttccatctaaaATGTGTCCGTTTCTGacctgaaagttaactgttttgagcagagtatctaaatgtctgcaaaaaatgctgtagttgcacagagttttactggtggtgaacattgacagGTATCTATGAATTTGGTGAatgaagtggtcattgaatgcattttgtatctaaacaatgcaaaagtatccggaatttagttcacatagtctactgatatggtgaatgtgttaagtgttgagTGTAACATGAAGAGTAGACATTGAGTAGGTATTTCAAAATTAGTTTGACAATCAATCAATGTGTAATCCCTGAAGGGGGTAAAGTCAGCAGAGCATTTAGCAACTTTAGTGATTCAGTTGGACTTATTCCAATTCTACCCTGAGTGGTGTCTGACAAACACAGCcaggaggggagtgtgtggtggCCAGTCATAGCTGTGTgacgcactcactctctctaattCCATGCTGAAGCATCTGCTGTATGAGTAATGCCCTGCATTAACCccatgagagaaaaaagaatatGAGCCAATGTGGGTCTGAAAAGGATTAGGGATTTTTCACCCTGGATCTTCCCTCTTTAATATTCTCAAAATTACAACATCCTCAGTTGTAATCCCATGGGGCTGTGCGTACAATTGTGACAgtttgtgactgagtgagtgagtgagtgagtgagtgtgtgtgtgggtgtgtgtgtgggtgtgtgtgggtgtgtgtgtgtgtgtgtgtgtgtgtgtgtgtgtgtgtgtgtgtgtgtgtgtgtgtgtgtgtgtgtgtgtgtagaaagctAGTTCCAGGTCAGATAATTATTTTCTTATACTTATATTTCAGGTTGTGAGGCAAGTACCTTGTATGTGTTTCTGCCCCTGTCCCTGCCGCTGATGCCATTTAGGCCCCTTTAGACAGTATATGCCATCTAAACCTGCAAAATATGGTATAAAGATCTGGGCTGCCTGTGATGCGACTTCTTCATATGCTTGGAACTTACAAGTCTACATAGGGAAACCTGATGAGGACGCCCTGAGAAAAAATCAAGGAATGAGAGTTGTCCTGGACATGGCTCAGGAactcagtggacacaacatcaCATGCGACAATTTTTTTACGTTTACAAGCTGGGACAGGAGATGACCATGGTGGGAATGATAAGGAAAAACAGGTCTGAGCTCCCACCCCAACTGCTACCTACAAAGAACAGGCCTGTCAACTCTTCCAAGTTTGTGTACACGACTGACACGTCCCTGGTATCCTATGTGCCAAAGAAACGCAAGAATGTGATACTCATGAGTACACTGCACAGGGATGGGATAATCTGTGGCCTGGAGCATCAGAAACCAGAGAGCATCATGGATTATAATGCCAAAATAGGATGGGTGGACAACATGGACAAGCTGGTGTCTGCCTACAGCTGCAAAAGGAGGACCCTACGCTGGCCACTGGCGACTTTCTTTAACATATTGGACATCTCGGCGTACAACACCTTTGTCACCTGGATGGCACTGAAcccggagtggaagagagggaagctccAGAGGATCTGCCTTTTTCTCGAGGAACTGGGAAAAACACTGGTGAAACCTTAAATCCTGAGAAGACAACATGTTCCAAGaacctcagcctctgcagcCACCGTGAGGATTCAGGAGGACAATACTGGTGCCCCATCAACCCATGTTGTGCTATGTAAACTAAcctgatttcaaatgaaattcaatgaaattcaaataaataaaataactatgaaaaaccttgcttcatttgtaaatttgttgaATTGTGTCCACTCATATCTTGATTATAAttgattttataaaaaaaataaataaataaaaacgggtagcacttaaattcataaatgtgatatAACAAAGTTAAAGGGCAAATATTAACCATATTTGCTGTTTATATTGCTTCTGATTGGGATGAAGTAAACATCTGTTgagtatttgatttgattgtgttgaattaaaaaCCCAAAAATACAGCGGGTccaccagacccacaacaccggttgagtaacaaaaaaaatgaacaccatacaagggttaatgTGGCCTCTTGTGATGCTGACATTTGCTGATATTCAACACATTGCTTTGCATTCCCTGTGAGACtgatgtatgagagagagggagaaagagagagcgttgACATGGAGAGAATTAAAAAGAGACCAGATGAGATTGTAAATATGCTTCTTTTCTAAAAACAGAGCCAACAAGGTATGACAATGTCACTGACACAGTAAAACTTATAATTCCTCTGATATTTCAACGGACCCTACATCTGACAGAAATCTTCAGGCTTGGTTATCAAGAAGCAGACATGAAGCAAGAAAGGTACTTGTCAGGAACTTGAGAAATACTTAGGTATTTGTTCAGgctgcatctctctcctctctcctcagaaaagtgcatttttttttatcagaatcagaatcagaatcagaatcagaatcagaaagatttttactgccaagtaggtttacacctaccagaaatgttctgtggtacattggtgcaaacaataaacatacacaataaacaatacacatattaagttatttttcaaacataggaaaaacaatacataaaatatattaaaaaaatgtacagaatatgttaaagggaaaaatgaaagagctgtgcagtctatgcaggagtgtgcaaataCGAGTGCAGGATAAGAGtctgtgttggggggcgggggtcccgggcctttttgatgaggccaaccgcagacgggaagaagctgctctggtggcgtgaggttttggtcctgatggaccgcagccttctgctgGAGGGGAGTGtccaaggagtttgtgtccagggtgggaggggtcggccataatcttccctgcacgcctcagggtcctggatgcatacaggtcctggagagatggcagattgcatccaatcaccttctcagcagaacgaatgacacgctgcagtctgattttgtccttggcagtggcagcgtaccagatggtgatggaggaggtgaggatggactcaatgatggaggtgtaaaagttcaccatcattgcctttggcaggttgaacttcttcagctgccgcaggaagtatatcctctgatgtgcttttttggtgagggagatgatgttcagctcccacttgaggtcctgggaagcggatggactcagggtgatgggggtgggtggggctgggttctttctaaaATCTACAaacatctccactgttttcagagtgTTGAGCTCAAggttgttctgtccacaccaggtcaccagatgatcaatctcccacctgtaggcagactcatccccaccagagataagcccaatgagggtggtgtcggggagcttgacggactgctgactggaggtgcagctgttggtgtacagggagaagagtagaggggaaagaacgcttgaggggaaccggtgctgatggtccaggggtcagagacatgttttcccagcctcacgtcagacaggaagtctgtgatccacctgcaggtggagtcaggcacactaagccggagaagcttgtcctgtagcagagccgggatgattgtattgaaggcagagctgaagtccacaaacaggatcctggcataggttcctgaggagtccaggtgctggaggatggagtggagggccatgtttactgcatcgtctacagacctgttagctctgtaggcaaactgcagggggtccagtagagggtcagtgatggctttgagatgACGCAGCACAAGGCGCTCAAATTACTTCAtcaccacagaggtcagggccaTGGGTCTGTAGTGATTAAGTCCtgtgatctttgttttttttgggacggggatgatggtcaAGGTTTCCAGTGAGGTGTcaaaaatgtctgtgaacaccggagacagctgatcagcacagtgcttcaggatgaatggagagacagagtctggcccggttgCTTTGCGGGGTTCTGTCTCCCGAAGAGTCTGTAGACGTCCCTCTCCATAATGGatagagtcgtcactgtggtgggggagaagggggggtgctCTGAGGTGGGTAGCTGTGGAGAGGCGCAGGCCTTTGCTGTGGTGGGGGAGGTGAAGCTGATTGGCAGTCTTTGCGGGTGTCCGATGTAGGGCACCTCTTGAAGCTGCACTCGTTGACTGAGTCCTGAGGGGAGAGGTTGAGTCTGGACAGGCCAGGGGTGTTCGGGGAGGTGGGAGAGTTGGGCGAGGAGATGCTGGAGCCACCCCCTCCTGCTCTGCCAGTCCTCATCCTTACCAGGCCCCCCGCCACAGACACGgggcccccctcctccaccaggcCCTCCATCAACGCGGACAGGCTCTGCCGGACGCGCGTGCAGAAGTGTGGGCAGCTGAAGGCGTACAACACCGGGTTGAGCACAGGGTTGAGGAAAGCAAAGGTGGTGGCCAGGGGCAGGCCCTTCTCCACCAGCAGGGCAAAGCGCTTGGGATGGTACTGGGCAGCCACCTCCAGCAGGCAGAAGACGTGGTAGGGCCCCCAGCACAAGAAGAAGGCGGCAATGACTGAGGCCACCATCTTGGTGAACCCACGGGAGAGGCGCACGGAGGTAGCTCTGCCCGCCAGGCTCATGCAGCTGTTCTCCCTCTGCCGGCGCCGGCGCCGTGCCAGGAGGCTGAGGCCGCAGTACACGTAGCTGCCCGCAATGATCATAAGTGGTGCAACAAAAGCCAGCAGCGTCTTGGAGACAGCAGTGGCCGCCTGCCGCACCCGGCAGTCCCGCTGCAGCACCGCCTGCGAGGAGTACAGCGCGAAGTTGTGGTAGCAAAACCAACCGCCGTCTACCTTAGGCGTTACGGAGCGGAACAGGAAGTAAGGGAAAGCATTGGCAGCCGCCCACAGCCAGCCAACGGCACAcaccttccaggcagctgccaCCGAACGGTGGTTCTGGCTCCACACGGGCCGGGTCACCAGCAGGCATCGGTCTAGTGAGATGGCGGCCAGCAGGAAGGCCGATACGAACATGTTGAGGAAAAAGACAGAAGCCTGGGCCGAGCAGAGAGGTGCACCCAGCTCCCAGCTGTGGTTCACGTGCAGGTAGTGTGTGAAGAGCGGCAGCGTGAGTGTAGCCAGGAAGTCGGACAGGGCCAGGTTCAGCATCCAGACGGCCGCCACAGTCTTGCGGCGCAGCCGTACGCCCAGCACCCACAGCACCAGCGCGTTCTCCAGGATGCCCAGGCAGGACACCAGCCCGTGGATGCAGACCACCACCTGCGTGGCCTGCGTGTTGTTGCTGGGCCGATGGAGGCGCATGCTCTGCAGCAGTGGGCAGTAGAGCTCAGGGGAGGAGGCTGATGTGGAGGAGTTGGAGAAAGAGGGATCCATGACACtgatgggaaagagagacactggatgtgtgagagggggagagagggaaagagtttCTTCCACATCAAAGCCTTTAGCAGACAGATCttaacacacaggaaaacaggaaATAAGACTACAAAGTTAAAGCTAATCAAATTAACTCACTGTCAGCCCAAGCTCTTCTAACGCAACAGCATTGGTTTGAGCCTTATTACATTTGCACTGATATTTGGGGAAAGGACACTCTGTCTGCATGCCTCTCTTCCCACACACTCTGACGGCAACCTCTCTGTGTCACTCGGATGTGTGGTGCCACAGTGGCTTTCTCTTAACATTTGCAGCGGTTGCTCCTCTATCTCCAACAACAAGGTATGTTCTAACCTTATGACGCAAGttaagtgtatgagtgtgttttgatATGTGGCAGGAGGAGAGCCAGGATTTGAGCTCAAGTTATTACTCAAGAAAAGGCAAAGAAATGATGAGAAGATACACGATGGAAGACAGAGGGTCATGtttgatatgtttgtgtgtgtgtgtgtgtgtgtgtgtgtg encodes the following:
- the LOC105908405 gene encoding prostaglandin D2 receptor 2, which produces CIHGLVSCLGILENALVLWVLGVRLRRKTVAAVWMLNLALSDFLATLTLPLFTHYLHVNHSWELGAPLCSAQASVFFLNMFVSAFLLAAISLDRCLLVTRPVWSQNHRSVAAAWKVCAVGWLWAAANAFPYFLFRSVTPKVDGGWFCYHNFALYSSQAVLQRDCRVRQAATAVSKTLLAFVAPLMIIAGSYVYCGLSLLARRRRRQRENSCMSLAGRATSVRLSRGFTKMVASVIAAFFLCWGPYHVFCLLEVAAQYHPKRFALLVEKGLPLATTFAFLNPVLNPVLYAFSCPHFCTRVRQSLSALMEGLVEEGGPVSVAGGLVRMRTGRAGGGGSSISSPNSPTSPNTPGLSRLNLSPQDSVNECSFKRCPTSDTRKDCQSASPPPPQQRPAPLHSYPPQSTPPSPPPQ